A part of Desulfobacter sp. genomic DNA contains:
- a CDS encoding phosphate ABC transporter ATP-binding protein: MTAVKETHTDMTQENNTRVSPQPHRSGKRQLVDRENRSTVGEMAVENPRMSCRNVDVYYNFGEKKAINNISLDIGCNEVIAMIGPSGCGKSTFLRCLNRMNDTIEGCQVRGEISMDGKNIYDKDVDVVPLRAQVGMVFQKPNPFPKSIYDNIAYGPKIHGLVRHRDETDELVEKSLKRAGLWNEVKDRLDQPGTGLSGGQQQRLCIARTIAVNPEVILMDEPCSALDPIATAIIEDLIDELKQEYTIAIVTHSMQQASRVSQRTAYFHLGDLIEIGPTDQIFLNPLHQLTEDYITGRFG; encoded by the coding sequence ATGACAGCAGTTAAAGAAACCCATACAGATATGACACAGGAAAATAACACAAGGGTCAGTCCTCAGCCCCATAGATCCGGCAAACGCCAGCTGGTAGACCGTGAAAACCGTTCGACGGTGGGGGAAATGGCGGTTGAAAATCCACGGATGAGCTGCCGGAATGTGGATGTGTATTATAATTTCGGCGAGAAAAAAGCCATCAATAATATCTCCCTTGATATCGGCTGCAATGAGGTCATTGCCATGATCGGGCCTTCGGGATGCGGGAAATCCACATTTCTGCGCTGCCTGAACCGGATGAACGATACCATTGAAGGTTGCCAGGTCAGGGGCGAAATTTCCATGGACGGGAAAAACATCTATGACAAGGACGTGGATGTGGTGCCCCTGAGGGCCCAGGTGGGCATGGTCTTCCAGAAACCCAACCCCTTTCCCAAATCCATTTATGACAATATTGCCTATGGCCCGAAAATCCACGGCCTGGTACGGCATAGGGATGAAACCGACGAGCTGGTGGAAAAATCCCTGAAACGGGCCGGCCTTTGGAATGAGGTCAAGGACCGTCTGGACCAGCCCGGTACGGGCCTTTCCGGGGGGCAGCAGCAGCGGCTGTGCATTGCCAGAACCATTGCCGTGAATCCTGAGGTCATCCTGATGGACGAACCCTGTTCCGCCCTGGATCCCATTGCCACGGCCATTATCGAAGATCTTATTGATGAACTTAAACAGGAATACACCATTGCCATTGTAACGCATTCCATGCAGCAGGCCTCCCGGGTATCCCAGCGCACCGCGTATTTTCATCTGGGCGACCTCATTGAAATAGGCCCCACGGACCAGATCTTTTTAAATCCGCTTCACCAGCTCACCGAAGATTATATCACCGGCCGGTTCGGTTAA
- a CDS encoding PstS family phosphate ABC transporter substrate-binding protein: MKKFFVTLTALAAVVTLGLSTANAGSSRDYISIVGSSTVYPFATVVAEQFGKTTSFKTPKIESTGSGGGHKLFGAGVGVQHPDITNSSRRIKKSELEKAMKNGVKDIVEVKIGYDGIVVANSKKAVSMKLSRKDLFLALAKDVPAGNVAGKLQPNPYKTWKDVNPSLPAIKIEVLGPPPTSGTRDAFVELAMEGGAKKFDWIKALKKKDKKAYKALCHTIREDGAYIEAGENDNLIVQKLEANPNALGIFGFSFLDQNTDKIQGSFIDGVQPTFEAIADGSYPVSRPLFFYVKKAHVDTIPGMKEYLAEFTSEKAWGDEGYLTDKGLIPMPAAERKLFKEAVKNLKPLTLADL, from the coding sequence ATGAAAAAATTTTTTGTTACCTTGACCGCCCTGGCCGCCGTTGTGACCCTGGGACTTTCCACCGCCAATGCCGGTTCCTCCCGGGATTACATCTCCATCGTAGGTTCTTCTACGGTATACCCCTTTGCAACGGTTGTTGCCGAGCAGTTCGGTAAAACCACCTCTTTTAAAACCCCGAAAATCGAATCCACCGGTTCCGGCGGGGGGCACAAGCTTTTCGGTGCAGGTGTGGGCGTTCAGCATCCCGACATCACCAACTCCTCCAGACGGATTAAAAAGAGCGAACTTGAAAAGGCCATGAAAAACGGTGTGAAAGACATCGTTGAAGTGAAGATCGGCTATGACGGCATCGTTGTGGCCAATTCCAAAAAAGCCGTTTCCATGAAATTGTCCAGAAAGGACCTGTTCCTGGCCCTGGCCAAAGATGTGCCTGCAGGCAACGTGGCCGGCAAACTTCAGCCCAACCCCTATAAAACCTGGAAAGACGTGAATCCTTCTTTGCCCGCCATCAAAATCGAAGTGCTTGGCCCCCCGCCCACCTCAGGTACCCGTGACGCCTTTGTTGAACTGGCCATGGAAGGCGGCGCCAAAAAATTCGACTGGATCAAGGCCCTGAAGAAAAAAGACAAAAAAGCCTACAAAGCCCTCTGCCATACCATCCGTGAAGATGGTGCCTACATCGAAGCCGGTGAAAATGATAACCTCATCGTGCAGAAACTGGAAGCCAACCCCAATGCACTGGGCATCTTCGGCTTTTCTTTCCTCGACCAGAATACCGATAAAATCCAGGGCTCCTTCATCGACGGCGTACAGCCCACCTTTGAAGCCATTGCCGACGGTTCCTACCCGGTTTCCCGTCCCCTGTTCTTCTACGTGAAAAAAGCCCACGTGGACACCATCCCCGGTATGAAAGAATACCTGGCCGAGTTCACCAGCGAAAAAGCCTGGGGTGACGAAGGATACCTGACTGACAAAGGACTGATTCCCATGCCTGCCGCTGAAAGAAAGCTTTTCAAAGAAGCTGTTAAAAACCTGAAACCGCTGACGCTTGCTGACCTCTAA
- the pstA gene encoding phosphate ABC transporter permease PstA, with translation MNNSSSAQGAAPENTRRPRKIRTMDIVSQGLAKRYKKERLFRRCGLAAIVMSLAFLSILFVSIFANGYSAFQRTVVQLDVFLDPQEIDKENLAAANYLGMVRRSLKNTFPEVTNRRDKRKLYNLVSTGASYMLQDFVARNRHEIGNTIRIWVPADDDVDMLMKGHIQRDVPESERRMNDMQLSWVDLLIEKGQIKKQFNTTFFTAGDSREPELAGIWGAACGSFYTLLVTLALSFPIGVAAAVYLEEFAPTNRWTDVIEVNINNLAAVPSIVFGLLGLAVFLNFFGLPRSAPLVGGLVLTLMTLPTIIIASRAALKSVPPSIREAALGVGASKTQMVTHHVLPLALPGMLTGTIIGMAQALGETAPLLMIGMVAFIVDIPGGFTDPSTVLPVQIFLWADSPERAFLEKTSAAIMVLLAFLVTMNALAVFLRKKFERRW, from the coding sequence ATGAATAATTCATCCTCTGCCCAGGGCGCGGCACCGGAAAATACACGCCGGCCCCGTAAAATCCGGACCATGGATATTGTTAGCCAGGGGCTGGCCAAACGGTATAAAAAAGAGCGGCTCTTCCGCCGCTGCGGTCTGGCTGCCATCGTGATGAGCCTGGCGTTTCTCTCCATCCTTTTTGTCAGTATCTTTGCCAACGGATATTCGGCATTCCAGCGGACGGTGGTGCAGCTGGATGTCTTCCTGGATCCCCAGGAAATCGACAAGGAAAATCTGGCCGCCGCCAATTACCTGGGCATGGTGCGCAGGTCGCTGAAAAATACTTTCCCGGAGGTGACAAACCGGCGGGACAAGCGGAAACTCTATAATCTTGTCAGTACCGGCGCCTCTTATATGCTCCAGGATTTTGTGGCCAGAAACCGTCATGAAATCGGGAATACCATCCGCATCTGGGTGCCTGCGGACGACGATGTGGACATGCTCATGAAAGGGCATATCCAGCGGGATGTGCCGGAAAGCGAACGGCGGATGAATGACATGCAGCTTTCCTGGGTGGACCTGCTCATTGAAAAGGGACAGATAAAAAAACAGTTCAATACCACCTTTTTCACGGCGGGGGATTCCAGGGAGCCGGAGCTTGCCGGCATCTGGGGCGCGGCCTGCGGGTCATTCTATACCCTGCTGGTGACCCTGGCCCTTTCCTTTCCCATCGGGGTGGCTGCGGCCGTCTACCTTGAGGAGTTTGCCCCCACCAATAGATGGACGGATGTCATCGAGGTGAACATCAACAATCTGGCCGCTGTGCCCTCCATCGTATTCGGACTGTTGGGCCTGGCCGTGTTCCTGAACTTTTTCGGTCTGCCCCGGTCCGCTCCCCTGGTGGGCGGTCTGGTCCTGACCCTGATGACCCTGCCCACCATTATCATCGCCAGCCGGGCGGCACTGAAGTCTGTTCCGCCCTCCATCCGGGAGGCGGCCTTGGGGGTCGGCGCTTCCAAAACCCAGATGGTCACCCACCATGTCCTGCCCCTGGCCCTGCCGGGTATGCTCACCGGCACCATTATCGGCATGGCCCAGGCCCTGGGGGAAACAGCGCCCCTGCTCATGATCGGCATGGTGGCCTTTATTGTGGATATCCCCGGGGGATTCACCGACCCGTCCACGGTGCTTCCGGTACAGATCTTTTTATGGGCGGACAGCCCTGAAAGAGCCTTTCTAGAGAAAACGTCCGCTGCCATCATGGTGCTCCTTGCCTTTCTGGTCACCATGAACGCCCTGGCTGTTTTCCTGAGGAAAAAATTCGAAAGAAGATGGTAA
- the pstC gene encoding phosphate ABC transporter permease subunit PstC, producing MSPTNLLLTLLMLTACGYYLGRKRAFAVSAPSGGPKALHSRPAYYGSLTALWCAVPALLVFSFWLAFESSVLTDMMVAGLPEEIRTLPADRLNLVINDIRNLVSGNIVGGEISPAIQAAADHYSSLSSISHAALSVLVAAMAIAALLWVRSRITPQLRARNHVETVIKILLIACSTIAIFTTIGIVLSVLYEAIRFFKVIPLTEFLFGLEWSPQMAIRSDQVGSSGAFGAIPVVLGTMLVSAIAMCVAVPIGLMSAIYLSEYANKQFRNIAKPLLEILAGIPTVVYGFFAALIVAPAIRNAGASLGMEVSSESALAAGLVMGIMIIPFVSSLSDDVINAVPQSLRDGAYGLGSTQSETITKVVLPAALPGIVGGVLLAVSRAIGETMIVVMAAGLSANLTVNPLKTVTTVTVQIVTLLVGDQEFDSPKTLAAFALGLMLFIVTLILNVIALVVVRKYREQYE from the coding sequence ATGTCTCCTACAAATCTGCTTTTAACCCTGCTCATGCTCACCGCCTGCGGGTACTATCTGGGCCGGAAACGGGCATTTGCCGTGTCCGCGCCATCGGGCGGGCCCAAGGCGCTGCACTCAAGGCCGGCCTATTACGGATCGCTTACGGCCCTGTGGTGTGCGGTGCCGGCGCTTTTGGTCTTTTCTTTCTGGCTGGCCTTTGAGTCTTCTGTGCTTACGGACATGATGGTTGCAGGGCTGCCCGAGGAAATCAGGACCCTGCCGGCGGACCGGCTTAATCTGGTGATCAATGATATCAGGAATCTGGTAAGCGGAAATATCGTCGGCGGTGAAATCAGCCCGGCCATCCAGGCGGCGGCCGACCATTACAGCAGCCTTAGCAGCATAAGTCATGCGGCCTTAAGTGTACTGGTGGCGGCCATGGCAATTGCCGCCTTACTCTGGGTGCGAAGCAGGATTACGCCGCAACTGAGGGCCAGGAACCATGTTGAAACCGTGATCAAGATTTTGCTCATTGCCTGTTCAACCATTGCGATTTTCACCACCATTGGCATTGTGCTTTCCGTATTGTACGAAGCCATCCGGTTTTTCAAGGTGATTCCCTTAACCGAGTTTTTGTTCGGCCTGGAGTGGAGTCCGCAGATGGCCATCCGCTCGGACCAGGTGGGGTCATCCGGGGCCTTCGGTGCCATACCGGTTGTTCTGGGCACCATGCTGGTGTCAGCCATTGCCATGTGTGTGGCCGTGCCCATCGGTCTCATGTCAGCCATTTATCTGTCGGAATATGCCAATAAACAGTTCCGGAACATTGCCAAACCCCTGCTTGAAATCCTGGCAGGCATTCCCACGGTGGTTTATGGCTTTTTTGCAGCCCTGATTGTGGCGCCGGCCATCCGTAATGCCGGGGCGTCCCTGGGAATGGAGGTGTCATCTGAGAGTGCCCTGGCCGCCGGCCTGGTCATGGGGATCATGATCATCCCCTTTGTCTCTTCATTATCCGACGATGTGATCAATGCCGTTCCCCAGTCCCTGAGGGACGGTGCCTACGGTCTGGGATCCACCCAATCGGAGACCATTACAAAGGTGGTCCTGCCCGCTGCCCTTCCCGGCATCGTGGGCGGGGTGCTTCTGGCCGTATCCCGGGCCATCGGCGAGACCATGATTGTGGTCATGGCCGCCGGCCTTTCGGCCAACCTTACGGTGAATCCTTTGAAAACCGTCACCACGGTGACGGTGCAGATCGTCACCCTGCTGGTGGGGGACCAGGAATTTGACAGCCCAAAGACCCTGGCGGCATTCGCCTTGGGGCTCATGCTGTTCATCGTTACCTTGATCCTGAACGTGATCGCCCTGGTGGTGGTCCGCAAATACAGGGAGCAATATGAATAA
- a CDS encoding ABC transporter substrate-binding protein: protein MIRHNRMIYKRIMMALLAAGLVLAALSPCTAGTESATDQLKASIDQILDVLRDQALKAQEQKEIRRAKLRRIAGERFDYRRMSQLSLARHWRGRSDEEKDEFTRLFSTLLEDSYMSKIESYTDEKVVYLTERIKKKKSKEYAKINTKIITQTAEIPINYMMYRAGAGPWRVYDMVIEGVSMVNNYRSQFGQILEKKSFGELIEQLKEKKE from the coding sequence ATGATACGGCACAATAGGATGATTTACAAAAGAATAATGATGGCCTTGCTGGCCGCCGGCCTGGTGCTGGCGGCCCTTTCCCCCTGCACGGCCGGCACTGAATCGGCAACGGACCAGCTTAAGGCCAGTATTGACCAAATCCTTGACGTGCTAAGGGACCAGGCACTCAAGGCCCAGGAACAAAAGGAGATCCGCCGTGCAAAACTTCGCCGTATAGCCGGGGAGCGGTTCGACTACCGGCGCATGTCCCAGCTGAGTCTGGCCAGGCACTGGCGGGGCAGAAGCGATGAGGAAAAGGATGAGTTTACCCGGCTGTTCAGCACCCTGCTTGAGGATTCATATATGTCAAAGATTGAATCCTACACCGATGAAAAGGTGGTGTACCTGACGGAACGGATCAAAAAGAAAAAATCCAAGGAATACGCAAAAATTAATACCAAAATCATCACACAGACCGCTGAAATCCCCATCAATTATATGATGTACAGGGCTGGCGCCGGTCCGTGGCGGGTGTATGACATGGTCATCGAAGGGGTGAGCATGGTGAATAATTACAGGTCACAGTTCGGACAGATTCTTGAGAAAAAATCCTTTGGGGAACTGATAGAACAATTGAAAGAAAAAAAAGAATAG
- a CDS encoding STAS domain-containing protein: MEFSIKKKINGNAALIRVEGEVDMFTSPNLRDALLPCFNAATVGIVVDLSGVSFMDSSGIATLVEGLQWSRQQDRQFILSGLGKTVFNALSLTKLDNVFSIEPDPDAALAGLLEKG, from the coding sequence ATGGAATTCAGTATTAAAAAGAAAATCAACGGCAATGCCGCCCTGATCCGGGTGGAAGGGGAGGTGGACATGTTTACCTCACCGAATCTTCGGGATGCACTTTTGCCCTGCTTTAACGCCGCCACCGTCGGTATTGTGGTGGATCTTTCCGGCGTTTCTTTTATGGACAGTTCCGGGATCGCCACCCTGGTGGAAGGGCTGCAGTGGAGCAGACAGCAAGACCGGCAGTTTATTTTAAGCGGCTTGGGAAAGACGGTTTTCAACGCCCTCAGCCTGACCAAGCTGGATAATGTCTTTTCCATTGAACCCGACCCGGATGCGGCACTGGCCGGCCTTCTGGAAAAAGGATGA
- the mlaD gene encoding outer membrane lipid asymmetry maintenance protein MlaD, which produces MYSKTTEISVGLFMIMGMACLVYLSVNLGSVEFFGSGNYTITAVFGSVEGLEPGASVEIAGVPVGKVAAITLEENNAMVKMEIKKGTEITDDTIASIRTKGVIGDKFVKLSPGGSEDFLEDKGELMDTESAISLEELISKYIFEK; this is translated from the coding sequence ATGTATTCAAAAACAACGGAAATTTCAGTGGGCCTTTTCATGATCATGGGCATGGCCTGCCTGGTCTACCTGTCGGTGAACCTGGGATCTGTTGAATTCTTCGGTTCCGGCAATTATACCATTACGGCGGTATTCGGATCCGTGGAGGGGCTTGAGCCGGGGGCATCGGTGGAAATCGCAGGGGTGCCCGTGGGCAAGGTGGCCGCCATCACCCTGGAGGAAAACAACGCCATGGTGAAAATGGAAATCAAAAAGGGAACTGAAATCACCGACGATACCATTGCCTCCATCCGGACCAAGGGGGTGATCGGCGACAAGTTCGTCAAGCTTTCCCCGGGCGGTTCAGAAGACTTTCTCGAAGACAAGGGGGAGTTGATGGATACGGAATCGGCCATCAGCCTGGAAGAGCTGATCAGCAAGTATATATTTGAGAAGTAA
- a CDS encoding ABC transporter permease, which translates to MPGLDFAAALGRATLDRVRILGRGGIFLFLAMLRFFLPPFRLFRLVKEMEFIGSKSILIIFVTGLFTGMVLGLQGHHTLVQFGAEALLGSAVALSIIRELGPVLCALMVTGRAGSAITAEIGIMKITDQFPALEMMAVDPLKYVVSPKVVAGILSLPLLTGFFDVVGIFGGYLVGVKLLGVNEGAYFGKMAASVTFTDIWGGVVKSLCFGLLIAWISSFMGYTARADTEGVSRATTRAVVICSLTILIMDYILTSLLL; encoded by the coding sequence ATGCCAGGCCTTGATTTTGCCGCTGCATTGGGGCGGGCCACTTTGGACCGGGTGCGGATACTGGGGCGGGGCGGGATTTTTCTATTCCTGGCCATGTTGCGGTTTTTTCTTCCCCCGTTCCGGTTGTTCCGGCTGGTCAAGGAAATGGAATTCATCGGGTCAAAATCCATCCTTATTATATTTGTCACCGGCCTGTTCACCGGCATGGTCCTCGGGCTGCAGGGCCACCATACCCTGGTCCAGTTCGGGGCCGAGGCCCTGCTGGGGTCGGCGGTTGCCCTGTCCATAATCCGGGAGCTGGGGCCGGTGCTTTGCGCCCTCATGGTGACGGGCCGGGCCGGTTCGGCCATCACCGCCGAGATCGGCATCATGAAAATCACGGACCAGTTCCCGGCCCTGGAGATGATGGCCGTGGACCCCCTCAAGTATGTGGTCAGCCCCAAGGTGGTGGCCGGTATTTTGTCGCTGCCGCTGCTCACCGGCTTTTTCGATGTGGTGGGGATCTTCGGCGGGTATCTTGTGGGGGTGAAGCTGCTGGGCGTGAACGAGGGGGCCTATTTCGGCAAGATGGCGGCGTCTGTCACGTTTACGGATATCTGGGGAGGGGTGGTGAAATCCCTGTGCTTCGGCCTGCTCATCGCCTGGATTTCTTCCTTTATGGGATATACGGCAAGGGCGGATACAGAAGGGGTGAGCCGGGCCACCACCCGGGCTGTGGTCATTTGTTCCCTGACCATTCTTATCATGGATTATATATTGACATCTTTACTGCTATAG
- a CDS encoding ABC transporter ATP-binding protein gives MIIVKDLEKKYGDVTASNHINCRFQKNKVTVILGGSGSGKSTLLRQVTGLERPDAGQVLFDGLDLAAATRSQLFEERKKMGMLFQGSALFNYMNIYENIAFPLRENTRIAENVIKTLVTMKLEMVGLRGTEKMMPSQLSGGMMKRVGLARAIVMDPKIIFYDEPTSGLDPISTGVIDKLIRDLNQKLSITSVVVSHDIESCFRIADHIIILYYGEIIAEGSVDEIRNSKDPRVVQFVTGNPEGPIPFTRTHKDYLEDILMEGGTYARP, from the coding sequence ATGATCATTGTAAAAGACCTCGAAAAAAAATACGGTGATGTGACTGCGTCAAACCACATCAACTGTCGGTTTCAAAAGAATAAAGTGACCGTGATCCTGGGCGGTTCCGGATCCGGGAAAAGCACCCTGCTGCGCCAGGTGACGGGACTGGAACGGCCCGATGCCGGCCAGGTCCTCTTCGACGGCCTTGACCTGGCAGCGGCAACCCGGTCACAGCTTTTTGAAGAACGCAAAAAAATGGGAATGCTCTTCCAGGGGTCCGCCCTGTTCAACTATATGAATATCTACGAAAACATTGCATTCCCCCTGCGTGAGAACACCCGGATTGCAGAGAATGTCATCAAAACCCTGGTCACCATGAAACTGGAGATGGTGGGGTTGCGGGGGACAGAGAAAATGATGCCCTCCCAGCTCTCCGGTGGGATGATGAAACGGGTGGGGCTGGCCCGGGCCATTGTCATGGATCCCAAGATAATTTTTTACGACGAGCCCACCTCGGGCCTGGATCCCATTTCAACCGGGGTCATCGATAAGCTGATCCGGGATTTGAATCAAAAGCTGAGCATCACCTCGGTGGTGGTCTCCCACGATATTGAATCCTGTTTCAGGATCGCCGACCATATTATCATCCTTTATTACGGGGAAATCATTGCCGAAGGCAGTGTGGATGAAATACGCAACAGCAAAGATCCCCGGGTGGTGCAGTTCGTAACGGGAAATCCGGAGGGGCCCATCCCCTTCACCCGGACCCATAAGGATTATCTGGAGGATATCCTTATGGAAGGAGGGACCTATGCCAGGCCTTGA
- a CDS encoding ATP-binding protein yields the protein MADPTIELAVPSHPKFLKLVRDVMRNAAKSLGITGDRADGIILAVDEACSNIIRHSYMGRVDKTIEFSITLGKAALTIAISDSGKKWNPPAKDLNKESLNKLKPGGLGLLIIRRVMDRIDFSRANSGKNIIRMVKYL from the coding sequence GTGGCAGATCCCACAATCGAATTGGCCGTTCCATCCCATCCCAAATTCCTGAAGCTGGTGCGGGACGTAATGAGGAATGCGGCAAAGTCCCTGGGGATTACAGGCGACCGGGCCGACGGAATCATCCTGGCCGTTGACGAGGCCTGCTCAAATATCATCCGCCACAGCTATATGGGACGCGTTGACAAAACCATAGAGTTTTCCATTACATTGGGGAAAGCGGCTCTGACCATCGCCATCTCGGACAGCGGGAAAAAATGGAATCCTCCGGCCAAAGACCTTAATAAGGAAAGCCTAAACAAACTAAAACCCGGCGGATTAGGTTTGCTCATCATCCGCCGGGTCATGGACCGGATAGATTTCAGCCGCGCAAACAGCGGCAAGAATATCATCCGTATGGTTAAATATCTGTAA
- the ybaK gene encoding Cys-tRNA(Pro) deacylase — MTPAVATAKKAKIKFSLHEYDHDPAVRSYGMEAAQKLGVAPDHLFKTLVVSLGGRDLAVAVVPVACHLDLKAFAKALGVKKTAMADKKVVEKTTGYLTGGVSPMGQKKALPTLIDYSARDLAQVYVSAGRRGLQICLSPGDLARLARAEFAPIARAD, encoded by the coding sequence ATGACACCTGCAGTTGCAACAGCCAAAAAGGCCAAAATCAAGTTTAGTCTCCATGAATACGATCATGATCCCGCCGTCCGGTCCTACGGCATGGAAGCGGCCCAGAAACTGGGCGTGGCGCCGGACCACCTGTTTAAAACCCTTGTGGTTTCCCTGGGGGGACGGGATCTTGCCGTGGCCGTCGTACCGGTGGCCTGCCATCTGGACCTCAAAGCCTTTGCCAAGGCCCTGGGGGTGAAAAAAACGGCCATGGCCGATAAAAAGGTGGTGGAAAAGACCACCGGCTACCTCACCGGCGGGGTGAGTCCCATGGGGCAGAAAAAGGCCTTGCCCACCCTTATCGACTATTCAGCCCGGGATCTGGCCCAGGTCTATGTCAGCGCCGGAAGGCGGGGACTACAGATATGTCTGTCTCCCGGGGACCTGGCCCGGCTGGCCCGGGCAGAATTTGCCCCCATCGCCCGTGCCGATTGA
- a CDS encoding aldo/keto reductase: MLSRNIGQSGLSVSAIGLGCMGLSEFYGEPTQESEAIHLLHRAVDLGITHFDTAELYGQGQNEQLLGRAFAGRWDQIVIATKFGPQRDPATGAFVGVDGSPANVRHSCEKSLKRLGAERIDLYYLHRIDPATQIEETVGEMAKLVQEGKIGAVGLSEASARTIERAHAVHPIAALQTEYSIFSRDIEKEILPACVKLGVSLVAYSPLGRGMLTGRYTSTSDRPTSETDFRTQMQPRFQPGNIESNLKLVEAIKEIAAQTGCVAAQVALAWVLGQGDHILAIPGTTKPAHLQTNLGSLDCRLTAENRARLNELADQVLGDRYLPGEMAAVNQ; the protein is encoded by the coding sequence ATGTTATCACGGAATATCGGCCAGTCAGGACTGTCAGTATCGGCAATCGGGCTTGGATGTATGGGGCTTTCCGAATTTTACGGGGAACCCACACAAGAGTCGGAGGCCATTCATCTGCTCCACCGGGCCGTCGATCTGGGTATCACCCATTTTGATACGGCGGAACTCTACGGCCAGGGGCAGAATGAGCAGTTGCTGGGCAGGGCTTTTGCCGGACGTTGGGACCAAATTGTTATTGCCACCAAGTTTGGCCCCCAGCGGGACCCGGCCACGGGCGCCTTTGTGGGGGTGGACGGCTCTCCGGCCAATGTCCGGCACTCCTGCGAGAAGAGCCTGAAGCGTCTGGGGGCCGAAAGGATTGACCTGTATTATCTCCACCGTATTGATCCGGCGACGCAGATCGAGGAAACTGTGGGAGAGATGGCCAAGCTGGTCCAGGAAGGCAAGATAGGGGCCGTTGGCCTGTCAGAGGCTTCAGCCAGGACCATTGAACGGGCACATGCTGTTCATCCCATTGCCGCCCTTCAGACCGAGTACTCTATATTCAGCCGTGATATTGAAAAGGAAATACTCCCCGCATGCGTGAAACTCGGCGTCAGCCTGGTGGCCTACTCCCCCCTGGGCAGGGGAATGCTGACCGGCCGATACACCTCAACCAGCGACCGCCCCACCAGCGAGACTGATTTCAGGACACAGATGCAGCCAAGGTTCCAGCCGGGGAATATCGAGTCCAACCTCAAACTGGTGGAGGCCATCAAGGAGATTGCCGCCCAAACGGGATGCGTGGCAGCCCAGGTTGCTTTGGCCTGGGTGCTGGGCCAGGGCGATCATATTCTAGCCATTCCGGGCACGACCAAGCCAGCCCACCTACAAACCAACCTGGGGTCACTCGACTGCCGCCTCACAGCGGAGAACCGGGCCCGGCTCAATGAACTGGCAGATCAGGTGCTCGGGGATCGGTACCTGCCTGGGGAAATGGCGGCTGTCAACCAATAG
- the rnhA gene encoding ribonuclease HI, whose amino-acid sequence MKFYAVAKGRQTGIFTTWAEAERQVKGFAGARFKSFKTEKEALAFLDNPVYGGGRKAGQPQKPAKPKAPAAPETYSDDTIVVYTDGGAIGNPGPGGYGVVFKDGKELCGGFNRTTNNRMELLAVIKALEALEGTIAPIVLHSDSRYVINGITKGWARGWKKRGWKKSNGEPALNPDLWARLLDLLPGLDIKFKWVKGHAGNPLNEACDHLANSTARKSGLPDDTEYLKATSRG is encoded by the coding sequence ATGAAATTTTATGCTGTTGCCAAAGGAAGACAAACCGGAATATTCACCACCTGGGCCGAAGCCGAGCGCCAGGTAAAGGGCTTTGCAGGCGCAAGGTTCAAAAGTTTTAAAACCGAAAAAGAGGCCCTGGCCTTTCTGGACAACCCCGTTTACGGCGGGGGCAGGAAAGCCGGGCAGCCCCAAAAGCCGGCCAAACCGAAAGCGCCGGCCGCCCCGGAAACCTATTCCGATGACACCATTGTGGTCTACACCGACGGCGGCGCCATCGGCAACCCCGGCCCGGGGGGCTACGGTGTGGTGTTTAAAGACGGGAAAGAATTATGCGGCGGATTCAACAGAACCACCAACAACCGCATGGAACTCTTGGCCGTCATCAAAGCCCTGGAGGCCCTGGAAGGGACCATTGCCCCCATTGTACTCCATTCCGATTCCAGATATGTCATAAACGGCATCACCAAAGGCTGGGCCAGGGGATGGAAAAAACGGGGATGGAAAAAATCCAACGGAGAACCGGCGCTGAACCCGGATCTCTGGGCCAGGCTCCTGGATCTTCTGCCCGGACTGGATATCAAATTCAAATGGGTGAAGGGCCATGCAGGCAACCCCCTGAATGAAGCCTGCGACCACCTGGCCAATTCCACGGCCCGGAAATCCGGCCTGCCAGACGATACAGAATACCTCAAAGCGACCTCACGGGGGTAG